A segment of the Oryzias melastigma strain HK-1 unplaced genomic scaffold, ASM292280v2 sc00760, whole genome shotgun sequence genome:
ACAGTGGTATGTGTTTTTTGGGCCAACAGCATCATCGGAAAGGATGTCACATTCTGCTTGGTCTCTTTGGAGTTGAAAAACTTTTGTGAAAGGTGACTTTTGAATGATGGTGGTGTTTGTTGCTTTGTCCATCAAGATCTTCTCCCGCTCCATCATTTGATCACTTTCTTCCACCTTAAGgcctttgttttcaaaaatacacacatcAAGATAGGCTTTGCTATCGTTCATCACTTTTTTGTCCTCCTCTGAATCAAAAACCACACACATGTGATAAAAAACTTCCACAGCCGTCTTCATTTCAGTGCAGTTTAGGAGGTAGGCAAAGGTGTATAAGGCATATTCCTTTATGCCTTTGTCTGTGGTTGTCTTCCCCAGTGCTTGCAAAAGAGCCTTCAAAATGTGGGCAGAGCAAAGATGAAGCACTGTAAAAGTTGGAATGTCTGTTGTTTGTCCCATTACTATTTCGTATGCCCTGACAAGGTAggcagaaacattttctctgttgAATGAAATAAGCACAGAGTTAATCAAAGCCCAGCTGTGATCTGTCTCAACttgtgttatttgtttttttgttttgtttgaaattttccTTTTGAACTCCATAAGCCAGTGTGATATAGCAGGAACTGAGTGGCTGTTTGACACTAGTTCTGTGACAGGTAGGGGAGGGCTGTCCTTTCCCATGCCAGGTAAAACTAGTGCATAATACAAAACTTTCTTGTTTTGCTCTGGTATTTTCTGGACAACGCTTCCTGTCGCATCAAGATAGAGAGTGACaggtgatgttttttttaagtgttcagaCAGAATGTTAAGTCCAGCCTCTGTGTACAAATGTAGAGCAAAAGGATCAATTTGTAGGTGCTGAAGATACCCTTTAAATGATGCACGATTGCTGCTCTCGCGAATAACTTTTTGAGTGAGCATGAGTTCCAGCATTACATCGTTGTGAAGCCTTGAACTCTTCTTCAACTCTGAGGATATTTTCTTTAAGACATCCTTGGTCATGCTGCGTGTTATGTTGCCAGCTCTTAATTCATCCATCGGTGTATTTTTCAGCATGGCGTAGTGGAAATTACTCACACCTGTGGTTAAAGCTTTTGCTATTTCTCCTCGTCGCAGGTACTTCGCTGGTCGAAATTTCCTTTGATTTTTTCTGTGTGTAACCACACCAATGCgaataactttaaaacaaatttttttatctgttgattTTGGCTTATTTCTCTTATAGAAATGATAGACAGCTGTACACCCATCAAAAGTGCATCTTGCTTTTGCAATGAAAtaatgacatttctttttatggCTGTGTCCTTTTTTCACATGCtgatatttaaatgaaagtgtGCAACAAGGATTCTCTTTCAGAAACTCATGGTACAGTGTGTCTGTCCATGGAGGTCTAAGTTTATTCATGGCATGTTTAGGTTTTATCTTGTCCCATTTCTTTCTtgtaataaaaattttaaacttctttCGTCCTGGCATGCAATATCTGTTGTCAGTCTCTTCATCTTGTGCACCTTCAGCCTCCACTGaactctcatttttttctgctgcttctggcACTTCCTCTGTGTGTAAAGGGTAACTCTCCTCCAACTCATCCATTTCCTTATCTTGCTTTCCATGACTCGTCTTCAACTGTTCTGTTGTCTTTTTGTGACTACTTTTGACTGCTGTTACTCTGTTTTTTTGAATGCTGTCCTGAACACCTTCAGCCTCCACtgaactctgatttttttctgctgcttctggcACTTCCTCTGTGTGTAAAGGGAAACTCTCATCCAACTCATCTTTCCTGACCATCTTTTCCTTTCCCTGCTTTTTCTTTGACTGGTCTTGTGCATCACCTGTAATTAGGTTACAATGTTATAacatcatgtgaaaaaaatattttttttttagcatggtAGCAATATGCTTCCATACTGAGAAATTAATGAGTAAACACTATACATATCTCCTGTAAAATGCATCAACAAGCTGGCAGGTGctgctattttaaaatttttggaaCAAGCAGTGTGACATTATGCAGTAGCGAGGCAAAAATAAGCAACATAAGTAGAGCTTtgaacatcaacacaaaaaaactattaaagaagaaagtGAATTCTTGCCATATTCTTTGTTGTAGTGGGACAGTGAGCTCATCATTATTTAGTATAGAAGTTTTTGTGGCAGTAGCTTTAATATTTCAGGGGCTATTGagcacattttttatgttttaaatatctaTTAAAATTAATTGCTGCATAATAATACAACataataaagcatgtttttccCCAAGATATTTAATGTAGCATAAATAAAGTTACTAGTCTTTGTTACTAGCTTacataaaaatagacatttatacgttatttatttgtttttacagagtGGCCTTTGTTAAAGcttgtagacggtcccttagcaGTCGTCTCGCTGcttctcttcctctgcagcTCATAGAGAACACTTGtcattaaatggaaaatataatGATATATATAATTTCACCCTCAAATTGTAATGAACTAAATGGTGTATTTGCACTGAATCGATAACAAAAAGAGCCAGACAAACGGATAGTTTTTAATCGGGACATCCGTGTGAAAAAGCGTGGAAAGGTGCTGGGTGTGGGAAGGAAAGATGTCTCTCTCCTGCTGTTTCCATTGACTTTGTACTGCCTGTTACACAAATCCACCAGTCAAGTTATCTCAACAAAAGCAATTCAATATTTGGGGAATTTTAACGAAGGGGCGGGGTAGGAGATTACACAGAGCtaattttataatgaaaaaaagcacgcagacaaacaaacaaacacacacacggtaacaaccaaacaaacaaacaaacaacctcTAGAGCCCAAAAATAGGCGCCATTGTGATGATCCGCCACCTTTGTAAGCTTTAAAGTTTCAAAGCAGCGCTGACGGAGCCTATGCGCGCTCCCGCGACTAGTCACAAATCGTGGCAGGGGATAACTACTTTGGCACCACACCGGAAATGCAGCAACGAgatcctggctgcacgtattacatgagGACAAAACACgaatttccatcacattctgtgctggtcacacgtaaatatgtgtaacaccagtcttattataaatgtccgaacataaaaaaaaaaaaaaaaaaaaatcaagtatcaGCCGCATTTATATTAGCTCACCTGCACCGAGCACAGCTGTCCGGACTCCTCGTCTGTCTTCCCTCCAGATTACTTTCAGCCAGTGGGTGTACATGGCGTTGCTACTTTTGAATATATCATTAGTGACTATTGCCCAAATATCTGTAGGAACATTTATCTCAAAAATATGGCACATAAAACA
Coding sequences within it:
- the LOC112139312 gene encoding uncharacterized protein LOC112139312 isoform X1, whose amino-acid sequence is MVRKDELDESFPLHTEEVPEAAEKNQSSVEAEGVQDSIQKNRVTAVKSSHKKTTEQLKTSHGKQDKEMDELEESYPLHTEEVPEAAEKNESSVEAEGAQDEETDNRYCMPGRKKFKIFITRKKWDKIKPKHAMNKLRPPWTDTLYHEFLKENPCCTLSFKYQHVKKGHSHKKKCHYFIAKARCTFDGCTAVYHFYKRNKPKSTDKKICFKVIRIGVVTHRKNQRKFRPAKYLRRGEIAKALTTGVSNFHYAMLKNTPMDELRAGNITRSMTKDVLKKISSELKKSSRLHNDVMLELMLTQKVIRESSNRASFKGYLQHLQIDPFALHLYTEAGLNILSEHLKKTSPVTLYLDATGSVVQKIPEQNKKVLYYALVLPGMGKDSPPLPVTELVSNSHSVPAISHWLMEFKRKISNKTKKQITQVETDHSWALINSVLISFNRENVSAYLVRAYEIVMGQTTDIPTFTVLHLCSAHILKALLQALGKTTTDKGIKEYALYTFAYLLNCTEMKTAVEVFYHMCVVFDSEEDKKVMNDSKAYLDVCIFENKGLKVEESDQMMEREKILMDKATNTTIIQKSPFTKVFQLQRDQAECDILSDDAVGPKNTYHCPGVIDVLLKSYMGIYPLWSGLLLGDVSRHMKTEIKKSDKKPKTRDTNCHVELWFHLLKHSILQKKRYLRPAEFVSKMYASMQGRYIEHIMQQNLPEHILERLNKSSSRSDDDPVEQWNKRESSAGQSKSKSKYFNPPKKLSKPKITIKTRTVKEDEQDKDAQLKLMWKKKDCEVVVAVIPSQMKGQNILIHHSELCSLRPHQWLMGEVMEGLLHAFSHTFSVTDNIYLLSHYTAGCILFGDRKNLPQQSLRKVNFTNYGAILSFVLVNSNHWNLLYIHAETGTVYLVDPAQKSSELKASQTAAKRIREYFVMRRTCCGKSEWVDVKWKGGVMAHPLQQDGCSCGVIVVKMAKAVIQAFPEIPEMTFSTSKKEMERERRDLALYILESSVFDEQNRCGICASSKPPGQGTAMIEWIQCDDCNRWFHCSCLSMASEDIEDAKYKRWECLLCQ